In Fibrobacter sp. UWH4, a single genomic region encodes these proteins:
- the dusA gene encoding tRNA dihydrouridine(20/20a) synthase DusA — MNLDFNRRLSIAPMLDCTDRHERYFLRLLSKHILLYSEMVTTNALLHTDPDQFLRHQEFEYPAVLQLGGSNPADLAKCSKMVEQSGFQEVNLNCGCPSDRVQNGNFGACLMKDKNLVADCFKAMQDAVSIPVSIKCRIGVDEFDSWEFFRDFIGTIADAGCRVFIIHARKAWLKGLSPKENREVPPLHYDFVHRLKAEMPQLNISINGGIKTLDQVQEQLQDLDGVMVGREAYENPWFLRDADERIFGDTNGDEIHHDSSWIPSPLRGSGMTSRKALLEANLPYVEMEAARGTPATILVRHLYGLFNGKPGARKFRQYLGENAPKTNNPAEMIRRAMDLVTEP; from the coding sequence ATGAATCTTGACTTTAACCGCAGATTATCTATTGCCCCGATGCTTGACTGCACCGACCGTCACGAACGGTATTTCTTGCGGTTACTGTCGAAGCACATTCTGTTGTACAGCGAAATGGTCACGACTAATGCGCTGCTGCATACCGATCCGGACCAGTTCCTGCGCCATCAGGAATTCGAATACCCCGCGGTGCTGCAACTGGGCGGCTCTAATCCCGCCGATTTGGCCAAGTGCAGCAAGATGGTCGAGCAGTCCGGCTTTCAGGAAGTCAACCTGAATTGCGGCTGCCCTTCAGACCGCGTGCAGAATGGCAACTTCGGCGCATGCCTCATGAAAGACAAGAACCTGGTCGCCGACTGCTTCAAGGCCATGCAGGACGCCGTAAGCATTCCCGTATCTATCAAGTGCCGCATTGGTGTCGACGAATTCGACTCTTGGGAATTTTTCCGCGACTTTATCGGCACCATTGCAGATGCGGGTTGCCGCGTGTTCATTATCCATGCCCGCAAGGCTTGGCTCAAGGGCCTAAGTCCCAAGGAAAACCGCGAAGTTCCACCGCTGCATTACGACTTTGTGCACCGCCTCAAGGCAGAAATGCCTCAGCTGAACATTTCGATTAATGGCGGCATCAAGACGCTTGACCAGGTGCAGGAACAGTTGCAGGATTTAGACGGCGTGATGGTGGGGCGCGAAGCTTACGAAAATCCGTGGTTTCTGCGCGACGCCGACGAAAGAATTTTCGGTGACACCAACGGCGACGAAATCCATCATGATTCTTCATGGATTCCCTCCCCTCTTCGAGGGTCGGGAATGACTAGTCGCAAAGCGCTGCTCGAAGCCAATCTCCCTTATGTAGAAATGGAAGCTGCCCGCGGCACCCCCGCCACGATTCTGGTGCGCCACCTGTACGGACTTTTTAACGGCAAACCCGGCGCCCGCAAGTTCCGCCAGTACCTCGGCGAAAACGCCCCCAAAACAAATAACCCCGCGGAAATGATCCGCAGGGCGATGGACTTGGTTACGGAACCTTAA
- a CDS encoding tetratricopeptide repeat protein — translation MAKVVQITAENFETEVAQASENRAVAVLFSSAEYPDCAPYSQLLGQLSTSMDFTLGVVSCDERENMQLIQAFRVRSVPEVHIVDKGQIADVIQGVLPEADLKKRLEKFFVSDEARFQAALEDAIAQKNFDQALPMLDEALAKTPDDKKLQLLWAKASLGMGDTEKAKEVLAKFTEADDQYREAKSLLELLDFHAEAAKKDVQGKEAIVYHEACKLACSEDFESALQAFLNLYVEAPEWNDGAAKKAMLTLFGVLGPKHELTWKYRAKLNTMMFI, via the coding sequence ATGGCTAAAGTAGTTCAAATTACCGCTGAAAATTTTGAAACCGAGGTCGCTCAGGCCTCCGAAAACCGCGCCGTAGCGGTGCTTTTCTCTTCTGCAGAGTACCCCGACTGCGCACCATATTCCCAGTTGCTGGGGCAGCTTTCTACCAGCATGGACTTTACGCTCGGCGTCGTAAGCTGCGACGAACGCGAAAACATGCAGCTGATCCAGGCATTCCGCGTGCGCTCGGTACCCGAAGTTCACATTGTCGACAAGGGCCAGATTGCAGACGTCATCCAGGGCGTTCTCCCCGAAGCAGACCTCAAGAAGCGTCTTGAAAAATTCTTCGTTTCAGACGAAGCACGTTTCCAAGCAGCCCTCGAAGACGCCATTGCCCAAAAGAATTTTGACCAGGCGCTCCCGATGCTCGACGAAGCGCTCGCCAAGACCCCCGACGACAAGAAGTTGCAGCTCTTGTGGGCCAAGGCAAGCCTCGGCATGGGAGACACTGAAAAAGCCAAGGAAGTCCTTGCCAAGTTTACCGAAGCCGACGACCAGTACCGCGAAGCGAAATCGCTGCTGGAACTGCTGGACTTCCACGCCGAAGCCGCCAAGAAGGACGTTCAAGGTAAAGAAGCAATCGTGTACCACGAAGCATGCAAGCTCGCCTGTAGCGAAGATTTTGAAAGTGCCTTGCAGGCGTTCCTGAACCTTTACGTAGAAGCTCCGGAATGGAACGACGGCGCCGCAAAGAAGGCGATGCTTACTTTGTTCGGAGTTCTCGGGCCGAAGCACGAACTCACGTGGAAATACCGCGCCAAACTCAACACGATGATGTTTATTTAG
- a CDS encoding helix-turn-helix transcriptional regulator gives MKSIVLASAALVVLIALWVALFVTFRSTEQVLFPGGTYQVYPVTDSAVGGFSTVELSQSDSVISARVNIRSGMAYPYAGMGVNLLSIHNRPASGYFDFSDYDSLVIDAETDRMRKIGVKILNDDPVYSQKNDYRSYRPMVSQVQVRKNGVAVSMLDFKVPEWWLAMQGLEKDDGLRYMNRGMLFEITNGEGTMLGIPDEITVRSIKLWGENRTFKALMYVALAVIAAVYAGVVALAVRGSERSVKKRMKKEENLKSRMASAAKLLRESDRSVAEIAIAVGAGSPSSFEKDFVRIYGVKPLDYRNQK, from the coding sequence ATGAAAAGTATCGTCCTAGCCTCTGCGGCGCTTGTCGTTTTGATTGCGTTATGGGTAGCCTTGTTTGTTACTTTCAGGTCTACGGAACAGGTGTTGTTCCCGGGCGGAACCTACCAGGTCTATCCGGTGACGGATTCTGCAGTCGGCGGTTTTTCGACGGTGGAACTTTCTCAGTCGGATTCTGTGATTTCGGCCCGTGTCAATATCCGGTCCGGTATGGCGTATCCCTATGCTGGCATGGGCGTGAACCTGCTTTCGATCCACAATCGACCGGCGTCAGGATATTTTGATTTTTCGGATTATGATTCTTTGGTTATCGATGCGGAAACGGATCGCATGAGAAAAATTGGAGTCAAGATTTTAAACGACGATCCCGTCTATAGCCAGAAAAACGATTACCGGAGTTACCGACCGATGGTTTCCCAGGTGCAGGTCCGCAAGAACGGGGTTGCCGTGTCGATGCTGGACTTCAAGGTTCCCGAATGGTGGCTTGCCATGCAGGGGCTCGAAAAGGATGATGGCCTGCGTTACATGAACCGCGGAATGTTGTTTGAAATTACGAATGGCGAAGGAACGATGCTTGGCATCCCGGACGAAATTACGGTACGCTCTATAAAGTTGTGGGGCGAAAACCGGACGTTCAAGGCGCTGATGTATGTCGCTTTGGCGGTAATTGCCGCTGTGTATGCGGGTGTAGTCGCTCTAGCCGTTCGCGGCTCGGAACGGTCCGTGAAAAAACGGATGAAAAAAGAGGAGAACCTGAAGTCCCGTATGGCCTCGGCGGCAAAACTTTTGAGGGAGTCGGACCGCTCGGTGGCCGAAATTGCGATTGCGGTCGGGGCGGGAAGTCCGTCGTCTTTTGAAAAAGACTTTGTCCGAATCTACGGAGTAAAGCCCTTAGACTATAGGAATCAAAAATGA
- a CDS encoding AI-2E family transporter → MIKRIWTIDRVMRHLFMATGIGILLWILNYLSAVLAPFFAAFLVAYIFDPLVCKIQNKVKYRVVAVAIVISMMVLVIGGAMWIFIPMVVGEVRHLGVLIQKLFSDSTWMERLSAFVPQDLWREFKSLISWDKVAVAMQSLDFWNAAQSVAGKVLPSAWGVVTKTSSLVMWLSGVGLIFMYLVFIMLDMPKLRKGVKNLFPTRYRQRASEFAMEMDRFMGSYFRAQSFVALSVGILYAIGFGVIGLPMGVAFGLFSGALNMIPYLQLTTIPLALLLAVVYALEKGMPFWEVAIIVLVIYLVVQVIQDMILVPKIVGSSMNLPPVGILLSLSIWGKLLGFLGLIVAIPFTCLCLVYIEKIQKKADAIVESDVEPPPEA, encoded by the coding sequence ATGATTAAACGTATTTGGACGATTGACCGTGTCATGCGGCACCTTTTTATGGCGACGGGAATTGGTATCCTGCTTTGGATACTGAATTACCTGAGCGCGGTACTCGCGCCGTTTTTTGCGGCCTTTTTGGTGGCCTATATCTTTGATCCGCTTGTATGTAAAATTCAAAATAAAGTAAAGTACCGTGTCGTCGCCGTGGCAATTGTTATTTCGATGATGGTGCTGGTAATCGGCGGGGCAATGTGGATTTTTATCCCGATGGTGGTCGGTGAAGTTCGACATTTAGGGGTGCTTATCCAGAAATTGTTCAGTGATTCGACTTGGATGGAACGTCTTTCAGCCTTTGTTCCTCAGGACTTGTGGCGGGAATTCAAGTCCCTGATTTCTTGGGACAAGGTCGCGGTGGCGATGCAGAGCCTTGATTTCTGGAATGCGGCGCAGTCCGTGGCGGGGAAGGTCCTGCCGAGTGCCTGGGGCGTGGTGACGAAGACTTCCAGCTTGGTCATGTGGCTGTCGGGCGTGGGCCTCATCTTTATGTATCTCGTATTCATTATGCTTGATATGCCGAAACTTCGTAAGGGGGTCAAGAATCTGTTCCCGACAAGGTATAGGCAGAGAGCTTCGGAGTTCGCGATGGAAATGGACCGTTTCATGGGCAGTTATTTCCGTGCGCAGTCGTTTGTGGCTCTTTCGGTAGGTATTTTGTATGCGATCGGCTTCGGCGTCATCGGACTGCCTATGGGGGTTGCCTTTGGCCTTTTCTCGGGCGCCCTGAATATGATCCCTTACTTGCAGCTCACGACGATTCCGTTGGCGTTGCTGTTGGCGGTGGTCTACGCTTTGGAAAAGGGAATGCCGTTTTGGGAAGTGGCCATCATTGTTCTGGTGATTTATCTGGTGGTGCAAGTGATTCAGGATATGATCCTGGTGCCCAAAATTGTGGGGTCGTCCATGAATTTGCCTCCGGTGGGCATACTCCTGTCCCTTTCTATTTGGGGCAAACTCCTCGGATTTTTGGGCCTGATTGTCGCGATTCCCTTTACTTGCCTGTGCCTCGTTTATATTGAAAAAATCCAGAAGAAAGCGGATGCTATCGTGGAGTCGGATGTCGAACCACCGCCTGAGGCCTGA
- a CDS encoding HU family DNA-binding protein, with protein MNKQDLIEAILANKEAGIESKAAAARAVDAVLDGITAGIKKDGLVQLIGFGTFSVKERAAREGRNPLTGEKIKIKASKTVSFKVGAGLKETAKKTKIKK; from the coding sequence ATGAATAAGCAAGATCTCATCGAAGCCATCCTCGCTAACAAGGAAGCTGGCATTGAATCCAAGGCCGCTGCTGCTCGCGCAGTTGACGCTGTGCTCGACGGCATCACCGCCGGTATCAAGAAGGACGGCCTCGTTCAGTTGATCGGTTTCGGTACTTTCTCTGTTAAGGAACGTGCTGCTCGCGAAGGCCGCAACCCGCTCACCGGTGAAAAGATCAAGATCAAGGCTTCCAAGACTGTTTCCTTCAAGGTCGGCGCTGGCCTCAAGGAAACCGCTAAGAAGACCAAGATCAAGAAGTAA
- the carB gene encoding carbamoyl-phosphate synthase large subunit, whose translation MKIEGIDKVLIIGSGPIVIGQACEFDYSGTQACKALREQGYKIVLVNSNPATIMTDPVMADATYIEPLNVARLTQIIEKERPQALLPNLGGQTGLNLASALSKAGVLDKYGVKVIGVNLDAIERGEDREIFKETMQKLGIDTPRSGICHSVEEAEKIVAEIGYPVVVRPAYTMGGAGGGFCYNVEELRTICSNGLELSMTHQCLIEESILGWEELEVEVVRDSKNQMIAICFIENIDPVGVHTGDSFCAAPFLTIDKKLEEELKEKAFKIVESIGVIGGTNVQFAHDPKTGRVVIIEINPRTSRSSALASKATGFPIALISAKLAAGLTLDQIPYWRDGSLEKYTPSGDYVVLKFARWAFEKFRGVDDCLGTQMKAVGEVMAIGKTYKETLQKAIRGLENGRSGLGFAKDFNKKSKEELLEMLKTPSSERHFQMYEAIRKGATDEEIFAATYEKAYFVQQMRELVELEEEMLKTPGRLPSDELLIKAKKDGFSDKYIAKILGIREKDVRKKRTELGVVEGWCAVPVSGVENQFYYYSTYNCKDESTASTNPKKIMILGGGPNRIGQGIEFDYCCCHAAMALREMGYETIMVNCNPETVSTDYDTSDKLYFEPVSLEDVLQIYHKEKPAGVIVQFGGQTPLNIARALSDEGVKILGTSIDSIDIAEDRDLFRKMMDQLGIPMPESGMATNIDEALACVKQIGGYPVMIRPSFVLGGRGMEVIYDENMLREYVAKAVGVTPDRPLLIDRFLHNALECEADALSDGEHVYIPSVMEHVELAGVHSGDSACIIPPVTITKENLATIKDYTRKIAEALHVCGLMNMQYAIEDGKVFVLEANPRASRTVPLVSKVCNTQMARLATRLMLGAKLEDLKLKDKKFNHHGAKEAVFPFDKFPKVDPVLGPEMRSTGEVLGLSDDYALAYYKSQEAAGSFLPNEGAVLISLSDKVNLSEQAIEIGKEFQKLGFKIYATEGTAKFYEAAGVKCEVVNKIAEGRPNVLDIILNKQVNLIINTPWAKRDAIKDESAIRKAAIKYKVPYITTLAGAYNTVKGIAAARNGHGAVKSLQEYHASIEEV comes from the coding sequence ATGAAGATTGAAGGCATCGACAAAGTTCTTATCATCGGTTCTGGCCCGATCGTAATCGGTCAGGCTTGCGAATTCGACTATTCCGGCACCCAGGCTTGCAAGGCCCTGCGCGAACAGGGTTACAAGATTGTGCTCGTGAACTCCAACCCGGCTACCATCATGACCGACCCGGTCATGGCCGATGCCACCTACATCGAACCGCTGAACGTCGCCCGCCTCACCCAGATTATCGAAAAGGAACGCCCGCAGGCTCTCCTCCCGAACTTGGGCGGTCAGACCGGCCTGAACCTTGCCTCAGCACTCAGCAAGGCCGGCGTGCTGGACAAGTATGGCGTGAAGGTCATCGGTGTGAACCTCGACGCTATCGAACGCGGCGAAGACCGTGAAATCTTCAAGGAAACCATGCAGAAGCTCGGCATCGACACCCCGCGCTCCGGCATTTGCCACTCTGTGGAAGAAGCCGAAAAGATCGTTGCTGAAATCGGCTACCCGGTCGTGGTTCGCCCGGCTTACACCATGGGCGGTGCAGGTGGCGGTTTCTGCTACAACGTGGAAGAACTCCGCACCATTTGCTCCAACGGTCTTGAACTCTCCATGACGCACCAGTGCCTCATCGAAGAATCCATCCTCGGTTGGGAAGAGCTGGAAGTCGAAGTCGTGCGCGACTCCAAGAACCAGATGATCGCCATCTGCTTCATCGAAAACATCGACCCGGTGGGCGTGCATACCGGCGACTCCTTCTGCGCGGCCCCGTTCCTCACCATCGACAAGAAGCTCGAAGAAGAACTGAAGGAAAAGGCCTTCAAGATTGTGGAATCCATCGGCGTGATTGGCGGTACCAACGTGCAGTTCGCTCACGACCCGAAGACCGGTCGCGTGGTGATTATCGAAATCAACCCGCGTACCAGCCGCTCTTCTGCACTTGCTTCCAAGGCTACCGGCTTCCCGATCGCCCTCATTTCTGCAAAGCTCGCTGCAGGCCTCACCCTCGATCAGATTCCGTACTGGCGCGATGGAAGTCTCGAAAAGTACACCCCGAGCGGTGACTACGTGGTGCTCAAGTTCGCTCGCTGGGCATTCGAAAAGTTCCGCGGCGTCGATGACTGCCTCGGCACCCAGATGAAGGCCGTGGGCGAAGTCATGGCTATCGGTAAGACCTACAAGGAAACCCTCCAGAAGGCTATCCGCGGTCTCGAAAATGGTCGCTCCGGCCTCGGCTTTGCGAAGGACTTCAACAAGAAGAGCAAGGAAGAACTCCTCGAAATGCTCAAGACCCCGAGCTCCGAACGTCACTTCCAGATGTACGAAGCCATCCGCAAGGGTGCAACCGACGAAGAAATCTTCGCCGCCACCTACGAAAAGGCTTACTTCGTGCAGCAGATGCGCGAACTCGTGGAACTCGAAGAAGAAATGCTCAAGACTCCGGGCCGCCTGCCTTCCGATGAACTCCTCATCAAGGCCAAGAAGGACGGCTTCAGCGACAAGTACATCGCCAAGATTCTCGGCATCCGCGAGAAGGACGTGCGCAAGAAGCGTACCGAACTCGGCGTGGTCGAAGGCTGGTGCGCAGTGCCGGTGAGCGGTGTGGAAAACCAGTTCTACTACTACAGCACCTACAACTGCAAGGACGAATCTACCGCTTCCACCAACCCGAAGAAGATCATGATTCTCGGCGGTGGCCCGAACAGAATCGGCCAGGGCATCGAATTCGACTACTGCTGCTGCCACGCTGCCATGGCCCTCCGCGAAATGGGTTACGAAACCATCATGGTGAACTGCAACCCCGAAACGGTTTCTACCGACTACGATACTTCCGACAAGCTGTACTTTGAACCGGTTTCTTTGGAAGACGTTCTGCAGATCTATCATAAGGAAAAGCCGGCTGGCGTGATCGTGCAGTTCGGTGGTCAGACTCCGCTGAACATTGCCCGCGCTTTGAGCGACGAAGGCGTCAAGATTCTCGGAACGAGCATCGACTCCATCGATATTGCTGAAGACCGCGACCTGTTCCGCAAGATGATGGACCAGCTCGGCATCCCGATGCCGGAAAGCGGCATGGCCACGAACATCGACGAAGCCCTCGCTTGCGTCAAGCAGATCGGCGGCTACCCGGTGATGATCCGCCCGAGCTTTGTGCTTGGCGGCCGCGGCATGGAAGTCATCTACGATGAAAACATGCTCCGCGAATACGTGGCGAAGGCTGTTGGCGTGACCCCGGACCGTCCGCTCCTCATCGACCGCTTCCTCCACAACGCTCTCGAATGCGAAGCCGACGCCCTCTCTGACGGCGAACACGTTTACATCCCGTCCGTGATGGAACACGTGGAACTTGCCGGTGTCCACTCCGGTGACTCCGCTTGCATTATCCCGCCGGTGACCATCACCAAGGAAAACTTGGCCACCATCAAGGATTACACCAGGAAGATTGCTGAAGCCCTCCACGTTTGCGGCCTCATGAACATGCAGTACGCTATCGAAGACGGCAAGGTGTTCGTCCTCGAAGCGAACCCGCGCGCAAGCCGCACGGTGCCGCTGGTCTCCAAGGTTTGCAACACGCAGATGGCCCGCCTCGCGACTCGCCTGATGCTCGGCGCCAAGCTCGAAGACCTCAAGCTCAAGGACAAGAAGTTCAACCACCACGGCGCCAAGGAAGCCGTGTTCCCCTTCGACAAGTTTCCGAAGGTGGACCCGGTTCTCGGCCCCGAAATGCGCTCCACCGGCGAAGTGCTCGGCCTCTCCGACGACTACGCTCTCGCTTACTACAAGAGCCAGGAAGCCGCAGGTTCCTTCCTCCCGAACGAAGGTGCCGTGCTGATTAGCCTCTCCGACAAGGTTAACTTGTCTGAACAGGCCATCGAAATCGGCAAGGAATTCCAGAAGCTCGGCTTCAAGATTTACGCTACCGAAGGAACCGCCAAGTTCTACGAAGCAGCCGGTGTCAAGTGCGAAGTGGTGAACAAGATCGCCGAAGGCCGCCCGAATGTCCTCGACATCATCCTGAACAAGCAGGTGAACCTCATCATCAACACGCCGTGGGCAAAGCGCGACGCCATCAAGGACGAAAGCGCCATCCGCAAGGCCGCCATCAAGTACAAGGTTCCGTACATCACGACCCTCGCCGGTGCCTACAACACCGTGAAGGGCATCGCCGCCGCAAGGAACGGACATGGTGCTGTGAAGTCTCTCCAGGAGTACCACGCGAGCATCGAAGAGGTCTAA
- a CDS encoding RNA-binding domain-containing protein encodes MEVAELKKLVDALAASSNETEWFEFKANFHSRKEIGERISALSNSACILKKPYAYLVFGVDDKTHAIVGTDFCARSAKKGNEELEMWLLSRLKPAVDFQTIEFDYDENRHISLYKIPAASNEPVAFLNEAYIRVGSLTKKLVGFPEKASKIWRNKAKNPLDAVVVKDGLSCGDVVSLLSVESYFDLMKLPLPQSSSGMVDRFCQERLVVSNESGFGITELGAILFAKNLSDFEGLNRKAIRVIVYKGKNKVETVRERCGKKGYAVEFSEIMEWINGQLPANEEIGKALRRDVRMYPEIAIREFVVNSIIHQDFMEPGFPMVEIYSDRIEISNPGAPIIDTNRFIDEYVSRNDSLADIMRRMGFCEEKGSGWDKAVFYNELYQLPPFNILLQENRTVVSMYAYKALNHLEKEERVRACYQHACLKYVSNEKMTNQSLRNRFGIEEQNSAVASRIIRETLNEKLIREDDPEKQSRKFKKYVPIWAS; translated from the coding sequence ATGGAAGTTGCTGAATTAAAAAAATTAGTGGATGCTTTGGCGGCAAGCTCTAATGAAACGGAATGGTTTGAGTTCAAGGCGAATTTCCATTCTCGTAAAGAAATAGGAGAACGTATTTCTGCGTTATCCAATAGTGCCTGTATTCTAAAGAAACCCTACGCTTATTTGGTCTTTGGTGTTGATGATAAAACTCACGCTATTGTTGGAACGGACTTTTGTGCGCGTTCTGCGAAAAAGGGAAATGAAGAGCTGGAAATGTGGCTGTTGAGCCGCTTGAAGCCTGCCGTAGATTTTCAGACTATTGAATTTGATTACGATGAAAATAGGCATATTTCGTTGTATAAGATTCCTGCTGCTTCTAACGAACCTGTAGCGTTTTTGAATGAGGCTTATATAAGAGTCGGCTCCTTGACGAAGAAACTAGTAGGCTTTCCGGAGAAGGCTTCCAAAATCTGGAGAAACAAGGCTAAGAATCCGCTTGATGCGGTTGTTGTGAAAGATGGGTTGTCTTGTGGTGATGTTGTATCGTTGCTTAGTGTGGAGTCTTATTTCGATTTGATGAAATTACCCCTTCCTCAATCGTCTTCTGGAATGGTTGATCGCTTTTGTCAAGAACGGCTTGTTGTTTCGAATGAAAGTGGATTTGGAATAACAGAGTTGGGGGCGATTTTATTTGCGAAGAATCTAAGTGATTTTGAAGGACTAAATCGCAAGGCTATACGTGTTATTGTCTATAAGGGTAAAAATAAGGTTGAGACTGTTCGTGAACGCTGTGGTAAAAAAGGATATGCTGTCGAATTTTCCGAAATAATGGAGTGGATAAATGGTCAGCTCCCAGCAAATGAAGAAATTGGAAAAGCTTTGCGTCGTGATGTCAGGATGTACCCCGAAATAGCTATTCGTGAATTTGTTGTTAACTCGATAATCCATCAAGATTTTATGGAACCGGGGTTCCCTATGGTGGAAATATATTCTGACCGAATTGAGATTTCAAATCCTGGAGCGCCGATAATTGATACAAATCGTTTTATAGATGAGTATGTGTCAAGAAATGATTCTCTTGCAGATATTATGCGTCGTATGGGATTTTGTGAAGAAAAGGGTAGTGGTTGGGATAAGGCGGTTTTTTACAACGAGCTCTATCAACTTCCTCCATTTAATATTTTGTTGCAGGAAAATCGTACTGTGGTTTCTATGTATGCCTATAAGGCCTTGAACCATTTGGAAAAGGAAGAACGGGTTCGGGCTTGTTACCAGCATGCTTGCCTAAAATACGTGTCTAACGAAAAGATGACCAATCAGTCTTTGCGAAATCGTTTTGGCATTGAGGAACAGAATTCGGCTGTAGCTTCTCGAATAATCCGAGAAACTTTGAATGAAAAGCTGATTAGGGAAGATGATCCCGAAAAGCAATCCCGCAAATTCAAGAAATACGTCCCAATATGGGCTTCGTGA
- the bioB gene encoding biotin synthase BioB — protein sequence MSFIQELKEKVLGGYEINREEAVKLLDADLDELTKAANEIREKFHGNDFDFCSIVNARSGRCSENCKYCAQSSYYHTGAPEYKLLSADEIVADAKKKEAAGIPRYSIVTSGRTLSNRDVEQISEAIRRLKKETKLSVCLSAGLLNREQFDKLKEAGLTRFHNNLETYRRHFPDVCTTHTYDDKIGALQNALAAGLEICSGGIMGLGETMEDRIDMCLDLRKLGVKSTPVNVLNAIPGTPYENLPKLTNDEFCRIVAIYRFINPKAFIRLAGGRGVLGDDGKRAFKSGANAAITDDMLTTAGVNSCKDFELVKGLGFKPHGFIGNA from the coding sequence ATGTCTTTTATCCAGGAACTTAAGGAAAAGGTTTTAGGCGGTTACGAAATCAACCGCGAAGAGGCAGTGAAACTGCTCGACGCCGACCTCGACGAACTCACGAAAGCCGCGAACGAGATTCGCGAAAAATTCCACGGCAACGACTTTGACTTTTGCTCTATCGTGAACGCTCGCAGCGGGCGTTGCTCCGAAAACTGCAAGTACTGCGCCCAAAGCAGCTACTACCACACCGGCGCCCCCGAATACAAGCTGCTCAGCGCCGACGAAATCGTGGCCGATGCGAAGAAGAAAGAAGCCGCAGGTATTCCGCGCTACTCCATAGTCACCTCGGGTCGCACGCTCTCGAACCGCGACGTAGAACAAATTAGCGAAGCCATTCGACGCCTCAAGAAAGAAACCAAACTTTCCGTATGCCTTTCGGCAGGACTCTTGAACCGCGAGCAGTTCGACAAGCTCAAGGAGGCGGGCCTCACCCGCTTCCACAACAACCTGGAAACTTACCGCAGGCATTTCCCCGACGTGTGCACCACGCACACCTACGACGACAAAATCGGCGCACTCCAAAACGCCCTTGCCGCTGGTCTTGAAATCTGCAGCGGCGGCATCATGGGCCTCGGCGAAACCATGGAAGACCGCATCGACATGTGCCTCGATCTCCGCAAACTCGGCGTCAAGTCCACACCGGTGAATGTATTGAACGCCATCCCGGGCACGCCTTACGAGAACCTCCCGAAGCTCACGAACGACGAATTCTGCCGCATCGTGGCAATTTACAGATTCATCAACCCGAAGGCATTCATCCGCCTCGCGGGCGGCCGCGGCGTCTTGGGCGACGACGGCAAACGCGCCTTCAAGAGCGGCGCAAACGCAGCCATCACCGACGACATGCTCACCACCGCCGGCGTCAACAGCTGCAAGGACTTCGAACTCGTGAAGGGCCTCGGATTCAAGCCGCACGGATTTATCGGCAACGCTTAA
- the argF gene encoding ornithine carbamoyltransferase gives MIDRNKHFLRLMDWSEEKILETVDIASRLKAEVHAGKVSDRLHGQNIAMFFEKPSLRTITTFQVGMNQLGGHAVLLAPDSIGLGKRESVKDVARCLSRWVNAIVVRCFKQDLVEQLAEYGSVPVVNALTDDYHPCQAIAFAQMIKENLGGFKNADGKPKTVAFIGDGNNVANSFLALASKVGMNFTLACPKGFEQPAKVVEEAEAGLKKHGCQYRVFHDPKEAVKDADILYSDVWVSMGQEGEKASKQSHFLPFQINDELLKLAPAHCKVSHCLPAHRGEEITDSVMDNLDVNMSFEEAENRLHAHKAVLWQVMPPFAK, from the coding sequence ATGATTGATCGCAACAAGCACTTCCTCCGCCTCATGGACTGGAGCGAAGAAAAAATCCTCGAAACCGTAGATATCGCCTCCCGCCTCAAGGCCGAGGTTCACGCCGGCAAGGTGTCCGACCGTCTGCACGGCCAGAACATCGCCATGTTCTTCGAGAAACCGTCGTTGCGCACAATTACCACCTTCCAGGTGGGCATGAACCAGCTCGGCGGCCATGCCGTGCTGCTCGCCCCGGATTCCATTGGCCTTGGCAAGCGCGAAAGCGTCAAGGACGTCGCCCGCTGCCTCAGCCGCTGGGTGAACGCCATCGTGGTCCGCTGCTTCAAGCAGGACCTGGTGGAACAGCTCGCCGAATACGGTAGCGTGCCGGTCGTGAACGCCCTCACCGACGACTACCACCCGTGCCAGGCAATCGCCTTCGCCCAGATGATCAAGGAAAACCTCGGCGGCTTCAAGAACGCCGACGGTAAGCCGAAGACGGTCGCCTTCATCGGTGACGGCAACAATGTGGCAAACTCGTTCCTCGCCCTCGCCTCCAAGGTGGGCATGAACTTCACGCTCGCCTGCCCGAAGGGCTTCGAACAGCCCGCCAAGGTGGTCGAAGAAGCGGAGGCCGGCCTCAAGAAGCACGGCTGCCAGTACCGCGTATTCCACGACCCGAAGGAAGCCGTCAAAGACGCCGACATTCTCTATAGCGACGTGTGGGTCTCTATGGGTCAGGAAGGCGAAAAGGCCTCCAAGCAGAGCCACTTCTTGCCGTTCCAGATTAACGACGAACTCCTGAAGCTCGCTCCGGCTCACTGCAAGGTTTCTCACTGCCTCCCCGCACACCGCGGCGAAGAAATCACGGACTCCGTGATGGACAACCTCGACGTGAACATGAGTTTTGAAGAAGCCGAAAACCGTCTGCACGCTCACAAAGCCGTATTATGGCAAGTGATGCCTCCGTTCGCTAAATAA